The following is a genomic window from Vitis vinifera cultivar Pinot Noir 40024 chromosome 6, ASM3070453v1.
TGGCCTCTTTTCCTTCCAAATTATGCAGTAAGGCCTACAAGAAGCAACTTACCAGGGACCAATGGCAACTTCGTATTGCACACTATGCTCCTGATGTGGTACTTCCCTTCTGCTGTTCAAACAAGTGTTTATCATATGAATTTGTACTGGTGCTACAACATGAAATGGAATAATTACTAATGTTCAAATCTGATGTTCAATGCTGATAGTTGTGATAATCTCCTGTTTCTAATCACAGTGTAAAGTACAACAGCAGAGTGTCCATGAATCCCTCCATCGAGACCTAATGGTGCACTCTGGCAAATGGGACTTTGACCCAATGGAACTGAAAAATCCATTTCCTCACAATGAGGGCTCTGTTCACCTCTGGCAAGGTTACGAAGATAGGCTCGTGCCATTTGAACTGCAACGATACCTAGTCCAGAAGCTACCATGGATTCAGTATCATGAAATTCCTGATGGTGGTCATATGATTACTCATGACAGAAATTTTTTGGAAGCAATCTTAAGGTCACTGTTGCTAGGAGAAGAACCATCTATCATCTAGATTTGGCTCTCCAAAAAAGGTCTTCCACATTGATATAACTTCTCCAAAACCATCTTCTACCCCATTGGAACTATCCAAAGGCTTGTAATCCTAACAATTATCTGTCTTGTGTTATGATTAATTTCCAACTTaatcaacatttttttgttctgCTTTGcaatttggttttcaaaattcataCAAACGGAAGTGCTAGAAGGGTTCTGCAAGTGGGCTCACAGGACAATGTTGTTCCAAGGGTAGAATGGACAAACAAATCCTCAATATGATATGTTCCAATCATTTATCAGTAAGCTAGTACTGTCCAGCAAGGAACAAAAGAATATTCTCACGCAAGGAATATGCCATATACAGAATAAAGACATCATGATAGAATATCTTGTATAAGGTAAAGAGAGGCAATCATTTCAAAACAAACTAGtctagaaaataagaaactcAGAGAGCAAAATGGTAGAGAAACACCGTATGCAACCAACAATACATGAATAGCATATGTAAGTAATATTCCACAAACTTCTGTAATACTTGcatttcaaaatcaaacatagtcaTTCTCCTGTGAAGTTCTCTCAGGTGAGCTTGACTGTCCTGTTTATGGAAGACTAATGTGATATTGCATTCGAATATGTTTGCTACACATTCTTTTCTATTCCTTCAGGGATGGTTTTGAAAACTGCCCTTGTGTTGCTGATGGGTCTTCTGGGATTAGCTTACCGGGCCACACAACCTGCCCATCCAGAGAGTACCGAGTTGTCAGATGTTCCTCCTACTTCTTCACCAAGGATTATGCTTAGTGATGGAAGATATCTGGCTTATAAAGAGAAAGGAGTTCCCAAGAATGAATCAAACTACAAGATCATCATTGTTCATGGCTTTGGTAGCTCCAAAGAAATGAATTTTCTGGCCCCACAGGTACAAAAATAAACCCTTTTCCTTACCTTCTTCCTCGTATAGATCCCAAGCAGTAGGCAAATTCTCACTTGGGTTTTCACCTGCATAGATGATAGAACACGGTTATCAATTTGAGGAACAGAGACAGGGTACATGGGAAACTGGAATAAAAATATAGCTTAAAAATGTGCATGGGTGATGAAAAGATGAACtgaatatttttccaaaatgcCCTTGATATCAAAATATGACATTTCTCAAGCTGTAAGAACAAGAAATTCTAGGCACCTAGTATATATGagatgctaaaaaaaaattcagtttaTGTAGAATAGACAGCATATAGAGAAGTCTGGAACAGCAATTCCAAGCACACCACATGTATAAAAGAGGGGTTATGTAGCGAAAGCATCTACAGATGCTCTGAGTTTGGTTTTGTTTGGGAATCATCATCATTCACAGTACTCACTTCCCACCATGTTGGCAATTAGCAGTCTTGTTTCACCTTTTCAGTAAAAGAAgcaatgaaaaattatatattttcaaataaaatgaacTTCGCAATGTTTAAACGTCCAGGAGCTCATAGATGAGTTGGGGATATATTTTCTGTTATTTGATCGAGCTGGTTATGGAGAAAGTGATCTGAACCCCAAGCGCTCAGTGAAGAACGAAGCATTCGACATCCAAGAAGTTGCTGATAGGTTAGAACTAGGATCCAAGTTTTATGTGATTGGAGTTTCAATGGGATCCTACCCCACCTGGAGTTGCCTCAAACATATACCACACAGGCAAAAAAACTTACTTCCAAAGTCTAGATTCATTGCCTTTTAAGCTTCAGTCCATTCAAACTCTCCTTACTTGAAACAACCTCACTCTTGCAGGCTTGCAGGTGTGGCTCTAGTGGTCCCAGTCATCAATTACTCATGGCCTTCTCTTCCTCACTACTTGACAAGAGAGGACTACAGGAAGAAACTTTTCCCATGGGTACTCTGGATTGCAAACCATGCCCCTGATCTGCTATACTGGTGGGTGACCCAGATATGGttcccttcatcttcttccatgGAAAGAAGTCCAATGTTCTTCAGCAACCGGGACATAGATATACTAAAGAAGACATCAGGATTCCCAATGCTCAGCCAGGTTATAACAActcaaaaactcaaatttcTTACTCGGTGTCCCCAGATAACACAATGATGATTATGACAACTGGTTATGCTTCCGCACACAGGATAAGATACGGCAGCGAGGTGTCTTTGAATCTCTTCGTCATGACTTCATTGTCGGTTTTGGCGATTGGGACTTTGACCCAATGGATTTGAGCAACCCATTTCCTCAAAATGAAAGCTCAGTTCACATTTGGCAAGGCTACGAGGATAAGGTTGTGCCATTTCAGCTACAAAGATACGTTGCAGAAAAGCTGCCATGGATTCGGTACCATGAAGTTCCTGATGGTGGGCACTTGATAGTTCATTACCAAGGTCTGTGTGAAGCCATTTTAAGGGCTCTTTTGATTGGAGAAGAAACTCCACTCTGAGGGTCTAGTTGAACCTCATTAATATGCAGTATAAGATTTGTTAAATCCTTTTTTGTATCATCCAAAGCAGTGTCCTCTTAGTAAATTGATCTGTAGAGTGATAAATTACAGTCATATTGCATTCGTCTTTAGGAACCCCCAAAGATTTTAGGCCTAGTTCAGCTGCTTTGTGTTCTCCTGGCTGTAAATTGGTTTCTTTAATGATCAGAAGAGCAGCATACACCTGCATAGAAAGTGAATTGTGTTTGAATCCATCAAGTTTGGCCTTCCTGCAGCTGCTCCTGTTTCATTTAATTTTCAGGATGAGTCCAAAAATAGAAGGAAGAATCtgcaatattttgaaaatcaatcatAGTGGTGGTAATCTTGAGAATGAAAACAGGATGTTTAGAcaagtttttcatcattttcaacaaaattttggTGGAACCAGAAGAGTAGCAGCAAATAGGTCTGATGAATGTTATCAGAatccttcaaaattttttaacttgATCATGGTCAAAATCCtggaaaattaaaactattattaaaattGTGTTTCGATACtcatatggaaaaaaataacCACAAAATCGGAATccaagtttataaaatacaaatttcaagtaattatctaaaaataattagcatttCATGCAATACCTTAATTTGACATTTAGGTGctatcttttaatgatataggtacTATCTGTGACCATTTTAGGTACTACTTTTAATCGATGAGTGCatgaaacttgaattatttttaaaaggtttccaattttatgattatttttatatgagtatatgaaaatacacttttttctttttaaacaatATGTGATTAAAAAGTGGCTCATTCAACTCATAATATCACTAATGGATTCTCACATTGagtcatttttatttcaaaagacAGGCAAATTGTATTGAATAAGGTaaagattttaatatttatttttgtatgactTTTAataattacatcaaaaaaaaattatgtgaatATTACCCATTTGTCATAGGCATACTCCATATAaccactaaataaataaattgagattatgttaaattaatataaaacaaGCATGAATATAATTCATTTATCTAAATATTGCCTACATAAATACCATTATAACTCACTTACTACCATTGTGAATCATTGAgcttattcaaaattttaaaatttacatgaattataaattaatttatttttaaaatgatttatcaaaatataataaatttgtaagataaaaaataaaataaaaataaaataaaataaaaaactatgatTCAGATAAATATTTGTGAGAGATCTTTGTAACTTGAATTACAATCTTTAATGTAggtaacttcttttttttttaaaaaaactactAGAGTTTCTTATTACTCCATCCTTTAAATTCTAGGTGTAGATGGACACTAGGAAGAAATTGATTGGGAGAGAATAAAAAAGAGATGGAGAAGCTCAAGCCTTATGAAGAATTGATTGTTGGACTCACTAATGAGTCTACTATTTATGGGCAACCTTATTGGTGAAACATAAagatttaaaactaaatggatAATTATCCTCATTATGTTTTTAAccaatttaattcaaaaacacattttgaaTTTCATGAAATCTTATCTACTTATTTATCATCCTTTTTATTTAACCCTTAGTGAATAGAGCAACAAGGATTGTTTCTTACTACACCAAGTAATAGTGACACCATTGGGTAAGAAAGCATATCCAATAGTGGTTTTGTACTCATCTTTATCACTAGCCTAATCTGCATCATACTATTATCTTAGTTTCATGTCCCGACCTTGATAGCAGAGGATAAAATCTCTAGTCCCTTGGAGTTAACGAAAAAACCTCTTAAATACTCAACAATGAACAAGGCTTAGGTTACTTTGGTAATGACTGACCAATCCAACTACAAAGTATATGTTAGGTCGAGTACACAACATAGTATACATCAAACTTCTAATTACACTTGCATAAGAAGCTCTTAccatttgttttatttcatcatCATTCTTAAGGCATTGATCAAGGCTTAGGGTGTAACCCTTCTCGATAGAAGTGTTAATAGGTTTGCAATTTTGCATCTAAAATCGCTTTAGAATCTTCTTAATGTAAGTCTCTTGAGACAAAAGTCTTCTTGAGCGATCCCTTAAGATCTTAATTCCAAGCTTAAAATTTGTTTCCCCCAtgtctttcatatcaaaattaaaGGACAACCACCCTTTGATGACAGCAATCATGTCTATGTCATTTCCAGCTAATAGAATCTCATCAACATATAAAGATAGAATGAGAAAGTCTCTTCCTGATCGTTTGGCATGCAACTAGTTATCCTCTTCCAACTTTTCAAAGCCAATACAAATAATTGCCTTATGAAATCTAAAGCATTGTTGCTTAGATTATTGTTTTAAGCCATAAATAGAACACTTGAGACAATATACTTTACATTCTTGTCCCTCAACCTTAAAATGAATAGGTTTATCCTTATAGATCTCCTCATCTAGTTTTCCATTGAGAAATGCAATCTTCACATCCATTTGGAAGAGCTCTAAGTCTAAATGTGTGACTATAGCCAGAATAAGGTAAATAAAGGTAAATCTCACCACCAAGGAGAATGTCTCTTCATAATTTATACCCTTTCTTTGTTATATCCTTTCACCATTAAAGGAGCCTTATATTTGTCAATTAAACCATCTATCTTgcatttaattttcaaaacacaTTTATTTCCAATGGTCTTACCCCTAAGCGAAAGATCATACAACTCCTAAACATGTTTCCTTATCATGGAActcatttcttccttcataGCATCCATCCATTCTGCTGAGTTGAGTGAAGCTAAAACTTCTTCATAAGAAGCAACTTCATCAAGGTCTAACTGGGTACACATGTAGGATTCTCCTTCAATTTTAAAATGGTGATAAGGAATTTGGCCATGTTTGCTTCTATGTAACTTGAGACCTTGTGAAGAGCCATCTAGTGGCATATTCCCATTAGAAGATAAGTCACTCCCGCTATCTTTGGTGATTTCAAGATGGACTTGTAATTCCCAACCCTTGCTTAAAGATTGTGGTGCTTCCTCTTAGAACTCATAGAGTTCAAGACTCTTCTTTACTTCACCAATACtaggaaaatcattttctataaaatCAACATCATGTGACTCTATTTAAGTTTATCCTCTATTAGGATGTTCATCATCTATTGCATAACCATTTGAGCAATCAGAATATCATATAAAGACatttttatttgctttaaaGCTTAACTTCTCATATCTGTGAGAagttttatgaacaaaaatcaTACAAATCCTAGGTCGCAAATTCTTCAAATTTGGTTTTACACCATTCCATAACTCATGTAGTTGTAGGGACTAACTTAGAAGGCACTTGGTTAAGGATGTAGGTAGCAATTAAAAGAGCATTCCCTTAAAGAGATATTGGGAGGTTAGTCTATGTCATCATTGACCTAACCATATCTAATAAAGTATGATTCTTTTTTTCTGTTACACCATTTTATTGCGAAGTGTCAAGAATTATTGACTACCTACGTATTCTTTTCTCCTCACATAGTTTTTGAAATTGATGTGACAAGTATTTGTGAcctttatcaatttgaagaatctttaaattcatttctttcttactcTCAACCTTTGTcaaaaagtgcttaaaacaatccaattctttaaagcATTGAGAGATTAGATATGCATAATTAAAATGCAAGTAATCATCAATGaatgtgagaaaataaaaagcatCATGGTGTGCCTTTACATTCATAGGTTTGTAGATATCTGAATAGGCTAACTCTAAAGGGTAAGAAGCGTTAGGCACTTTTCCAAAAGGCTACAGGCTCTATTTGCTAAACAAGACTCACACATAGGTAGGCCAACATTGGAGAGATACCTTAGCAAACCTTCTTTAACTAGTCTAGCCATTCTTTCTTATGCTAATTCAAAGAATTAATAGTATTATCACAAGCCACATAAGAAGATGAAGAATCTAAATCTAATATAAATAGACCATTGAATAAAAAACCTTATCCATATAggttttatttaaatagaattcaACCTTTGACCcaacaaaatgaaatttaaaacctaATTCAAGTAGTGTTATTACTGAAAATAGATTACAATGGACACCAAGTGCATATGACACATCATAAAGGAGTAATGTATGCCTTAAGAGCAATTTGAGTTGGTATGTTCAAACTCCTAAAACATTCTCCATTGATATGTTACCTAAAATAACATAGTGTCTTCCAACAAGTACCCTTATGTAATCTACGAATCCCACTATATCCTTTGTTACATGTTTTGCTGCTCCTAAGGTTACAATCCACCTAGGAAGAGAATGAGCAACTAATACATGTGTATAAACATATGAAAAGAGAGTTAGGATTTGGGTATACTTTCTTTGTCTTAGTGCACTCATGAGCAAAGTGACCCAATTTTCCATAATTGTAGTATTTTATCTACTTATTTATTCTCCTTTTTATTTAATCCACATATAGATgctgaatttataaaaaaaaaaattcaattctaaaaaaattaatataattttttataggagtcctttaaaaaaaatctttaaaattaatgattatATGAATAGTAGATGAAGTAGGAGTTGAATATAAATTGTGTCAATATAAGATAATATTTAACAAGTCATAGATAGATTGACTCACATAATATGGTAAATGAAAAATGTCAAAATCAACATATATGGTTGAAGTCTTTTATTCGAATATGACCAATTACAACATGAATATGATATAAATACAATTAACTTCAATTCAAATCCATtgaatttatgttatttttaaatagggtttttaaaatatattaagaattGTGAATCATAGTTGATGTGAGAAGTGAGGATGGAAATTTATCTctatttattcatatattaactttttttagCAGCTATCATACAATTTAGAAGTAATGATATAAGTATCATGTTTATCatattgtcttttatatataatctctAAAATGATTGGGGTGATTAAatgcaaaaataattataaataaacaaacaaaaaaatatatatataaaaacttttacataTGATCATCACAAGTAATGAAAAGTAGtaattgattgaaaattttccttagTAATTCAAGAATTTTGAGACTAATTcctagtttaaaaaaaatgtaatttagaCATCACTCAATTTGAGAGTAGCACATGGGAAGATCTTAAGCAACTCAATAGTGGTTACAAGTGAGATGGTGGCAGAAAAAGAGTGGCGTGTGGCATAAACGTGTCAGAGTGAAacagaaaaaaacaaataaaaagtaaagaatgGGGTATGGATCCACCACCCATTTCCAAAGGGTGGCAAAAGGGCAGTTACTCACTTACTCCTAGTGAATGCCCCTCGCCACTCTACATGTTCTCTATCTCTTCCATAGTTTTCTCCgcctctcttttcttcttcaaccttttaCACGACTCTCCATCACAACTGTACTCTTTTCTCATTTTCCGTTTATGTTTCTCATCAGGCATATCAAATTCAGGTACGTGATTTTGGAAAATCATGTGCATGTGTTCAATATATGCTTAATGATACTATAAAATTAAGACTATTTATAtgtattcaaaaaataattgatatagtctttgacaattatttattacaatatattcttatttagttgtttttttttttcattcttaatgGTGGATTGTTGACGGAGAATCTGAATATTTGTTGTAGTTTATGCACAAAGATGCTTGACGTAGATGCCATATGATAATGTAATGATGCTAATAAGATGGAAATTTTGGGTTATATTGCCtaacatttttttcctaatatGTAGATATTTGCAAAAGTGAAAGTAATCATATCATGTTTATAAGCATTAAAGAGACTTTTTATGTTATGTAATATTAagcaattaattataaattattagttgatttgaaattatgataagcattttaaaatggaatgatttttatgagtcataaatattttttatataaatcgtTTTTACATAACATGGAACCAAAGGTATTTATTAGTATTTCCTATAGTCTTAATTCTACTAAGGATATTTGAAATGGATAGGTCAACATGTATTCTTTTGTAGAATATATTTACAAAGACTATCAAAATCTTTTCTCTTGTCAacaagttaataattttaacaatattACTCATAATTAAACTTATCTAGAAGCGTTATCTAAAAGAACTTCACATGATTAAACTTATCTTTGACCTTGGTTATACCTTGAATTTGTAGACTCATAGATACTTTATAATGAAAAGTGTCCATTGTTGGCAAAACTTTTTATGGGTGTTCAATGCATAATCCAAAATCCTCTTGCACTTGAAAAAACTCAAACATTGGCCTTTTCTATTCTTCTTAGTCACTCAACTCATCCACATGGAGCTCAAGGATGTAGAGGTCAAACCATATAATGATCGAGGAGGTTGTACCACACATAGTGGCTAAGGAGGTCATATCACTAAGTAATATACTCATTGTCACTAAAACAACCCTATTGTAGATTCTATTGGAAGCTTTAAAGTACTGATATATGGGTTAACTAGACTATTGTTCAAGGAAAAAAGTAGGCCACTATTGTTGTGAAGCAAGTTATACtttctaaatcaaaatttaaatcttGTGTCAAGCATTGTCTTGTTCTATCTACCTCCACTTTGTGTAACTTAAATAACATTAGTCTTCATTCCTCACCCATTACTCCTTGGATTATCAATTTAGGTTCATCCAATCATATGATAGGTAAttcattacttatttttattggaATATCTGGAAAAACCATTCAAGCTTTAGATTATAAGGGTGTAAGCATCTAATCTTCTTAGAGATCTAGATATAAGCATAGAGAAAGCAAGGAAACATAGATCTAGGTGTAATAAAAACCATACCattggatttggatgttcttaGATCCTACTCAAGTTGATGCAAGGATCCAAAAAACCTTGCCATCTTACTTTAGGTGACTTGTTCTTCAATCTATAACACTTGTGTAAAGTAACTACAGACCTTGATAAGAGATATGGAAGCTTTTTGGAATACCACCTCTTGAAATAGTTGAGAGTATCTAACTCTAAACCCTTAAGAGGGTTCATATAGACTTCCTTATTAGCTTAAGTGACTTTGGCTTAACTTAGGCCAAGTCATTTAGTTTAGCTTACTAAATCCTAATTGATGAATTAGCCTTAATGggctttaattaattaagtgaccaaatctaaaaaaataataataatcataaaattttgtGCAACCTTACGCTTTTAGTAAGACATCCTCATGCACATAAATGATTAATTCTCTATAAAGCCTCAAGACTTTGTGTTGATGTCAAAGAATATGAACTTGAGTGGGGACCATTAGGACCAATAGAAAAACACTAGCTTCATCTTTAGATTTATAACACTTATGTGGAGTGGCTACAAACCTTAAGAGGATAGAGGTGGAGGCTTTCTAGAAGACCACTTTTTGAAATGTTTGACTATCTAATCCTAAACCCTTAATGGACTTCCTTGTTGGCTAAAATGACTTTGACCCAACTTGGGCTTAGGTCATTTAATCTCATCCATTAGGTCctaattaagttattaatcttcAAGAACTCTAATTAATTAAGTAGCTCAAtccaaaaagctaaaaaataattaattataaaatcttGCATAATCCTATTTTTACTAAACTGCACTTATGCACATAAATGATTAACTCTCCATACAAACTCAAGAA
Proteins encoded in this region:
- the LOC100253478 gene encoding uncharacterized protein LOC100253478 isoform X1; its protein translation is MNSIWMVLKTALVLLMGLLGLAYRATQPAHPESTELSDVPPTSSPRIMLSDGRYLAYKEKGVPKNESNYKIIIVHGFGSSKEMNFLAPQELIDELGIYFLLFDRAGYGESDLNPKRSVKNEAFDIQEVADRLELGSKFYVIGVSMGSYPTWSCLKHIPHRLAGVALVVPVINYSWPSLPHYLTREDYRKKLFPWVLWIANHAPDLLYWWVTQIWFPSSSSMERSPMFFSNRDIDILKKTSGFPMLSQDKIRQRGVFESLRHDFIVGFGDWDFDPMDLSNPFPQNESSVHIWQGYEDKVVPFQLQRYVAEKLPWIRYHEVPDGGHLIVHYQGLCEAILRALLIGEETPL
- the LOC100253478 gene encoding uncharacterized protein LOC100253478 isoform X2 codes for the protein MVLKTALVLLMGLLGLAYRATQPAHPESTELSDVPPTSSPRIMLSDGRYLAYKEKGVPKNESNYKIIIVHGFGSSKEMNFLAPQELIDELGIYFLLFDRAGYGESDLNPKRSVKNEAFDIQEVADRLELGSKFYVIGVSMGSYPTWSCLKHIPHRLAGVALVVPVINYSWPSLPHYLTREDYRKKLFPWVLWIANHAPDLLYWWVTQIWFPSSSSMERSPMFFSNRDIDILKKTSGFPMLSQDKIRQRGVFESLRHDFIVGFGDWDFDPMDLSNPFPQNESSVHIWQGYEDKVVPFQLQRYVAEKLPWIRYHEVPDGGHLIVHYQGLCEAILRALLIGEETPL